In one window of Comamonas testosteroni DNA:
- a CDS encoding ParB/RepB/Spo0J family partition protein, which translates to MATKDPLIDREVVINHDATTNKGHPLPQAGRKARVVGKTPNGRQYQLDCDGTLVTLPMADFTLMTLDGVTPQLKATAGEAEQPQAPLHQFAPSRTNRTVVENDELHALAATIKAYGVLQPIIVRRLPPERMQDTFENPETRKAAYEIIAGERRWRAAAIAGLRTIPYLLRTAEGLEALQIQLIENLHRKDLNPLEEAHGVQRLIEEFSLTREAAADAIGKGRTHVYETLRLLSLSPKAMAALKEGRMSRSLALLVLQRPTQAIQEEFTERVLTGGPDGGTMSLRSAQDLARRNYMTELDKAPFDLTDALLCPQAGTCTHCPKRTGATPELWDKQGPDACTDTTCFADKKEAHLARVKADAVQAGRQIISGKAARDIMPTETGTMRGYIALDKASQGSKAETRQVLGQDVPASRVVLIETPSGSFTEAVPVHAASAAVQEKAQEAKAKPAPKADKAKGQAAAPDRATLQAEYERRWRERAVEATIAGLETCPADAVDHIPANIAQYVLKKLAADVPQKYLKAMFCIDDDGDDAAYEIQESLESLAEQELPAFLIAMMQMVCTQDLATDSPEEFRYLQELQNLADLHLAGIRNQVQVEMKAEAAQRAGKAPAKPASKKTEPKVRQQEASAAIAQAMQAADAATSATAFEPGQTVRIKVDLRGAEKALLPTRQRLAVIKQKMGDRAFLIELPADPHAQPTDMTERWVISADYTELQAVEAQEALA; encoded by the coding sequence ATGGCTACCAAAGACCCGCTGATCGACCGCGAGGTCGTCATCAACCACGACGCGACCACGAACAAGGGCCACCCGCTGCCGCAGGCGGGCCGCAAAGCCAGGGTGGTGGGCAAGACGCCCAACGGCCGCCAGTACCAACTGGACTGCGACGGCACGCTGGTCACCCTGCCCATGGCCGATTTCACGCTGATGACGCTGGATGGCGTCACGCCCCAGCTCAAGGCCACGGCGGGCGAGGCAGAGCAGCCCCAGGCCCCGCTGCACCAGTTTGCGCCCAGCCGCACCAACCGCACCGTGGTCGAGAACGATGAGCTGCACGCACTGGCCGCAACCATCAAGGCTTATGGGGTGCTGCAGCCCATCATCGTGCGCAGGCTGCCACCCGAGCGCATGCAGGACACCTTCGAGAACCCCGAAACGCGCAAGGCCGCCTATGAAATCATCGCGGGTGAGCGCCGCTGGCGCGCTGCAGCCATTGCCGGGCTGCGCACCATTCCCTATCTGCTGCGCACCGCCGAAGGGCTGGAGGCACTGCAGATCCAGCTCATCGAGAACCTACACCGCAAGGACCTGAACCCGCTGGAAGAAGCCCACGGCGTGCAGCGGCTGATTGAAGAGTTCAGCCTGACCCGCGAAGCCGCGGCCGACGCCATTGGCAAGGGCCGCACCCATGTCTATGAGACGCTGCGCCTGCTGTCCCTGTCGCCCAAGGCCATGGCCGCGCTGAAGGAAGGCCGCATGTCCCGCAGCCTCGCACTGCTGGTGCTGCAGCGCCCCACGCAGGCCATACAGGAAGAGTTCACCGAGCGCGTGCTGACCGGCGGCCCCGATGGCGGCACCATGAGCCTGCGCAGCGCCCAGGACCTGGCCCGCCGCAACTACATGACCGAGCTGGACAAGGCCCCGTTCGACCTGACCGACGCCCTGCTCTGCCCCCAGGCCGGCACCTGCACCCACTGCCCCAAGCGCACCGGCGCCACGCCCGAGCTGTGGGACAAGCAAGGCCCGGACGCCTGCACCGACACCACCTGCTTTGCCGACAAGAAAGAGGCCCACCTGGCCCGCGTAAAGGCCGATGCCGTGCAGGCGGGTCGCCAGATCATCAGCGGCAAGGCCGCCCGCGACATCATGCCCACCGAGACCGGCACCATGCGCGGCTATATCGCGCTGGACAAGGCCAGCCAGGGCAGCAAGGCCGAAACCCGCCAGGTGCTGGGCCAGGACGTGCCCGCCAGCCGCGTGGTGCTGATCGAAACACCCAGCGGCAGCTTTACCGAAGCCGTGCCCGTGCACGCCGCCAGCGCGGCCGTGCAGGAGAAAGCGCAGGAGGCCAAAGCCAAGCCAGCGCCCAAGGCCGACAAGGCCAAGGGCCAGGCCGCAGCACCTGACCGCGCCACGCTGCAAGCCGAATACGAACGCCGCTGGCGCGAGCGCGCGGTGGAGGCAACGATTGCCGGGCTGGAGACCTGCCCCGCCGATGCGGTGGACCACATCCCCGCCAACATTGCGCAATACGTTCTGAAAAAGCTGGCCGCCGACGTACCGCAAAAGTACCTGAAGGCGATGTTCTGCATCGATGACGATGGCGACGACGCCGCCTATGAGATCCAGGAGTCACTGGAATCGCTTGCGGAGCAGGAGCTGCCCGCCTTCCTCATTGCCATGATGCAGATGGTGTGCACCCAGGATCTGGCGACAGACTCGCCCGAAGAGTTCCGCTACCTGCAAGAGCTGCAGAACCTGGCCGACCTGCACCTGGCAGGCATCCGGAACCAGGTGCAGGTCGAAATGAAAGCCGAGGCCGCCCAGCGTGCAGGCAAGGCGCCGGCCAAGCCTGCCAGCAAGAAGACCGAGCCCAAGGTCAGGCAGCAGGAAGCCAGCGCGGCCATTGCGCAAGCCATGCAGGCGGCAGACGCCGCCACCAGCGCCACCGCATTCGAGCCCGGCCAGACCGTGCGCATCAAGGTCGACCTGCGCGGCGCTGAAAAGGCCTTGCTGCCCACACGCCAGCGACTGGCAGTCATCAAGCAAAAGATGGGCGACCGCGCATTCCTGATCGAGCTGCCGGCAGACCCCCACGCCCAGCCCACGGACATGACGGAGCGCTGGGTCATCAGCGCCGATTACACGGAACTGCAGGCCGTTGAAGCACAGGAGGCACTGGCATGA